The following are from one region of the Arachis duranensis cultivar V14167 chromosome 10, aradu.V14167.gnm2.J7QH, whole genome shotgun sequence genome:
- the LOC107470179 gene encoding ABC transporter B family member 19-like encodes MAPSRPQKVVQMVEPVEDDGGGDGVDDLKKNVVRALPFFKLLSYADVIDWILMSLGMVGSIVHGMALPVGYLLLGKALNAFGNNIHDQDAMVKALKQVVPYVWYMAIATFPAGILEIGCWMYTSERQLSRLRIAYLKAVLSQEIGAFDTELTSGKVISGISKHMSVIQDAIGEKLGHFTSSCSTFFSGIVIAAICCWEVSLLCLVVVPLILMIGATYTKKMNTISTTKMFFHSEATAMIEQTISHIKTVYAFVGESSAMKSFRENMEKQFQISKGEALVKGVGTGMFQTVSFCSWALIVWVGAVVVTAGRAKGGNIIAAVMSILFGAISITYAAPDMQIFNQAKAAGYEVFQVIQRKPLISNEAQGRKVTEITGDIELRDVYFTYPSRPEKPILQGLSLSIPAGRTVALVGSSGCGKSTVISLVNRFYDPARGEVFIDGHNIKDLDLKFLRSNIGLVSQEPSLFAGTIKDNLKVGKMDADDQEIQKAAEMSNAHTFVSQLPNQYLTEVGQRGVQLSGGQKQRIAIARAILKNPPILLLDEATSALDTESEKLVQEALETAMQGRTVFLIAHRLSTVVNADMIAVVENGQVVETGTHQNLLDKSDFYRALYSMQNLEAAPESSTTISKSKSTHQGDSTDEAKLSEKQRETQINPMEDSELKGQETRKRNIFFRIWFGLKPREMAKIAFGSAAAAFSGVSKPVFGYCIITIGVAYFDPDAKRKVGYYSAFFSAIGLLSLLSNTIQHYFYGVVGEKAMANFRHALYKGVLRNEVGWFDRSDNTVGSLTSRIISDTALVKIIIADRMAVIVQCISSILIATGVSMYVDWRMALVAWAVMPCHFIGGLIQAKSAKGFSGDYAASHSELVALASESAANIRTIASFCHEEHVIMKAKTSQEIPMRKYRNESIKYGIVQGFSLCLWNIAHAVALWYTTILVERRQATFKNGIRAYQIFSLTVPSITELYTLIPTVISAINVLTPAFQTLDRKTEIEPDTQDDSQPERILGEVKFEHVKFNYPSRPAVTVLDNFSLQIEAGSKVAFVGPSGAGKSSVLALILRFYDPGAGMVSIDGRDIRGYNLRWLRTQIGLVQQEPLLFNCSIRDNICYGHNGASESEIVEVAREANIHEFVSNLPDGYNTVVGEKGCQLSGGQKQRIAIARTLLKKPAILLLDEATSALDAESERTIVSALKAINLKEDSGLCSRTTQITVAHRLSTVINSDTIIVMDKGKIVEMGSHSTLITTGEGLYSRLFKLQSFDESS; translated from the exons AGATTGGATGTTGGATGTATACAAGCGAAAGGCAGTTATCACGCCTAAGAATAGCATATCTAAAAGCAGTGCTTAGTCAAGAGATAGGAGCATTTGATACAGAGCTAACAAGTGGAAAAGTCATTAGTGGAATAAGCAAACACATGAGTGTCATACAAGATGCCATTGGTGAGAAG TTGGGTCACTTTACCTCAAGCTGTTCAACATTCTTTTCCGGAATTGTGATTGCTGCCATATGCTGTTGGGAAGTGTCACTCTTGTGTTTAGTGGTTGTACCGCTTATTCTTATGATTGGAGCAACTTACACCAAGAAAATGAACACCATTTCAACGACCAAAATGTTTTTCCATTCTGAAGCTACAGCTATGATAGAGCAG ACAATATCACACATAAAAACAGTATATGCTTTTGTGGGAGAGAGTTCTGCAATGAAATCCTTCAGAGAGAATATGGAGAAACAGTTCCAAATAAGCAAAGGGGAGGCGCTTGTGAAGGGAGTTGGAACAGGGATGTTTCAAACCGTAAGTTTCTGTTCCTGGGCTCTCATTGTATGGGTTGGAGCCGTTGTCGTGACAGCCGGTAGAGCGAAGGGAGGAAACATTATAGCTGCAGTGATGAGCATCCTCTTTGGTGCCAT ATCCATCACTTACGCGGCACCAGACATGCAAATATTCAACCAGGCAAAAGCAGCAGGATATGAAGTTTTCCAAGTGATACAAAGAAAGCCTTTAATAAGCAATGAAGCACAAGGGAGGAAGGTTACCGAGATCACAGGTGACATTGAGCTGAGGGATGTATACTTTACCTACCCATCTCGACCGGAGAAACCTATCCTTCAAGGACTATCCTTGTCAATTCCAGCAGGAAGGACAGTAGCTCTAGTTGGTAGCAGTGGTTGTGGAAAAAGCACTGTTATTTCCCTGGTTAACAGATTCTATGACCCTGCTAGAG GAGAAGTTTTTATTGATGGTCACAATATCAAGGATCTTGATCTGAAGTTCCTTCGGAGTAATATAGGGCTCGTTTCCCAAGAACCGTCACTCTTTGCAGGCACCATCAAGGATAACTTGAAAGTGGGGAAAATGGATGCAGATGATCAAGAGATACAGAAGGCAGCTGAAATGTCAAATGCACACACTTTTGTATCTCAGCTGCCGAATCAATACTTAACAGAG GTAGGACAAAGGGGAGTTCAATTATCAGGAGGCCAGAAACAGAGAATTGCAATAGCAAGAGCCATTCTTAAGAATCCTCCCATCCTTTTGCTTGATGAGGCAACTAGCGCCCTTGACACCGAGTCAGAAAAGCTGGTTCAAGAAGCACTTGAAACAGCCATGCAGGGAAGGACTGTCTTCTTGATTGCACACAGACTCTCAACAGTTGTAAACGCAGATATGATTGCTGTAGTAGAGAACGGACAAGTTGTAGAAACAGGCACACACCAGAATTTGCTCGACAAAAGCGATTTCTATAGGGCATTATATAGCATGCAGAACCTTGAAGCAGCTCCTGAATCCAG CACCACAATTTCCAAAAGCAAGAGTACACACCAAGGAGATTCTACTGATGAAGCTAAACTCTCAGAGAAGCAGAGAGAGACTCAAATAAATCCCATGGAGGATTCTGAGCTAAAGGGACAAGagacaagaaaaagaaatatatttttcagAATCTGGTTTGGTCTGAAACCGAGGGAGATGGCAAAGATTGCTTTTGGCTCAGCTGCAGCAGCTTTCTCTGGTGTGTCGAAGCCAGTTTTCGGGTACTGCATCATCACTATTGGAGTTGCATACTTCGATCCTGATGCAAAAAGGAAGGTTGGCTATTATTCAGCCTTCTTCTCTGCAATAGGGCTGCTTTCATTACTCAGTAACACAATCCAGCATTACTTCTATGGAGTAGTTGGAGAAAAGGCCATGGCGAATTTCAGACATGCTCTATATAAAG GTGTGCTCCGTAACGAAGTAGGCTGGTTTGATAGATCTGATAACACGGTTGGTTCATTAACTTCGCGAATCATCAGTGACACTGCCCTGGTCAAAATCATAATTGCTGATCGGATGGCTGTGATTGTGCAATGCATTTCCTCCATATTGATAGCAACAGGTGTGAGCATGTATGTCGACTGGAGAATGGCTTTGGTAGCTTGGGCTGTGATGCCTTGCCACTTCATTGGCGGTCTCATTCAAGCAAAGTCTGCCAAAGGCTTTTCAGGTGACTATGCTGCTTCACATTCTGAGCTTGTTGCTCTTGCATCTGAGTCTGCAGCCAACATAAGGACTATAGCGTCATTTTGCCATGAAGAACATGTAATCATGAAAGCAAAGACATCTCAGGAAATTCCAATGAGAAAGTACCGGAATGAAAGTATCAAATACGGGATCGTTCAAGGCTTCTCCCTTTGCTTGTGGAACATTGCACATGCTGTTGCTCTGTGGTATACAACAATTCTAGTTGAAAGACGTCAAGCCACCTTTAAAAATGGAATACGAGCATACCAAATCTTTTCTCTCACTGTTCCCTCTATCACAGAATTATATACACTGATCCCAACTGTCATCTCAGCTATCAATGTACTAACCCCAGCATTCCAAACGCTTGATCGGAAAACCGAAATCGAACCAGATACACAGGATGATTCCCAACCGGAGAGGATCCTAGGAGAAGTTAAATTTGAACATGTAAAATTCAACTACCCTTCAAGACCTGCAGTCACTGTTCTGGACAACTTCAGTTTACAAATTGAAGCTGGATCAAAGGTGGCTTTTGTAGGACCAAGTGGTGCAGGAAAATCCTCTGTTTTGGCCCTTATACTAAGATTTTATGATCCAGGGGCAGGAATGGTATCAATCGATGGGAGAGATATACGGGGATATAATCTAAGATGGCTGAGGACTCAAATAGGGCTAGTACAACAAGAACCACTTCTTTTTAACTGCTCTATAAGAGACAACATTTGCTATGGACACAATGGGGCTTCTGAAAGTGAAATAGTGGAGGTTGCCAGAGAAGCAAACATACATGAATTTGTAAGTAATCTACCAGATGGATATAACACGGTTGTTGGGGAAAAAGGGTGCCAGCTTTCAGGAGGTCAAAAGCAAAGAATAGCCATTGCCAGAACCTTGCTAAAGAAGCCTGCAATTTTACTCCTAGATGAAGCAACAAGTGCTCTTGATGCTGAGTCGGAAAGAACTATTGTGAGCGCTTTAAAAGCAATAAATCTCAAGGAGGATAGTGGCTTGTGTTCAAGGACTACCCAGATTACGGTAGCTCACAGGCTTTCCACAGTAATAAATTCGGATACCATAATTGTCATGGACAAGGGTAAGATTGTAGAGATGGGATCCCACTCAACCCTAATAACAACTGGAGAAGGACTCTATTCGAGGTTATTCAAGCTACAGAGCTTTGATGAATCCTCGTAA